In Sulfuracidifex metallicus DSM 6482 = JCM 9184, a single window of DNA contains:
- the treZ gene encoding malto-oligosyltrehalose trehalohydrolase, which produces MLFGYETSNNKVRFSYWAPYQEKLSIILNDSETLDLEKKDSGMFEGEFSIKEYSRYKLRLGNGEVIPDPFSRFQPEGVHGSSQIININESYSKREIKKEDMIIYEIHVGTFTSQGNFDGIIEKLDYIKELDVNTIELMPINQFPGDRGWGYDETYLFAVQNSYGGPLSLKRLVKEAHRRNLWVILDVIYNHMGPEGNYLGKLGPYFSNMYKSPWGLSFNLDGNGSDFVRDLILSNVDYWIRYFDIDGFRLDAIHAIFDTSPIHILQRIAERVHKMERVVIAESDLNDPKIIREVDKCGYGIDAQWCDDFHHSLHAYVTGERTGYYEDYGNLEQVKKTLTNGYVYDGIYSKFRNKTFGEKVDDSVDGCRFIVYIQNHDQVGNRGRGERISTLVGKTKQITMAAIYVLSPFIPMIFMGEEYGESNPFLYFSSFSDDQLIQGVREGRKRDNGQDIDPQARETFELSKLSWNIDHEVLNSYKKLIQIRKMINEKCKRKFYVEASSNYIKFERGGIRIIANFASTLTERKFGTLLFKYGKVEEKEKEYQLEETGVVIEMVARPGFEPGTSGL; this is translated from the coding sequence ATGTTATTTGGATATGAAACATCAAATAATAAAGTAAGATTTTCATATTGGGCTCCGTATCAAGAAAAATTATCTATAATATTAAATGATAGCGAAACCCTCGACTTGGAGAAGAAAGATAGTGGTATGTTTGAAGGAGAATTTAGCATAAAGGAGTATTCAAGGTACAAGCTTAGGCTAGGCAACGGTGAAGTTATTCCCGATCCATTTTCGAGATTTCAACCTGAAGGCGTACACGGAAGTTCACAAATTATTAATATAAATGAATCATATTCTAAAAGAGAAATAAAAAAGGAAGATATGATAATTTACGAGATACATGTGGGAACTTTTACCAGTCAAGGAAATTTTGACGGAATAATAGAAAAATTAGATTATATTAAAGAATTAGACGTAAATACTATAGAATTGATGCCTATTAATCAGTTCCCTGGAGATAGGGGGTGGGGATACGATGAGACTTATCTTTTTGCAGTTCAGAACTCATATGGTGGACCTTTATCGCTCAAAAGGCTTGTTAAAGAAGCACATAGAAGAAACCTATGGGTTATTTTAGATGTGATTTATAATCACATGGGACCTGAAGGGAATTACTTGGGAAAACTCGGACCGTATTTCTCGAACATGTATAAGTCACCTTGGGGTTTATCTTTCAATTTAGATGGAAACGGAAGCGATTTTGTTAGAGACTTGATATTAAGCAACGTAGATTATTGGATAAGATATTTTGATATAGACGGCTTTAGGCTAGACGCAATCCATGCTATATTTGATACATCTCCTATACACATTCTTCAAAGAATAGCTGAGAGAGTCCACAAAATGGAAAGAGTAGTCATAGCAGAAAGCGACCTAAACGATCCAAAAATCATTAGGGAAGTAGACAAATGTGGGTACGGCATAGATGCACAGTGGTGCGATGACTTTCATCATTCGCTTCACGCTTACGTCACAGGAGAAAGAACAGGATATTATGAAGACTATGGAAATCTAGAACAAGTTAAGAAGACTTTAACTAACGGGTATGTTTACGATGGAATTTATTCTAAATTTAGAAACAAAACCTTTGGAGAAAAGGTAGATGATAGTGTAGATGGTTGTCGTTTTATAGTTTACATTCAGAATCATGATCAAGTTGGAAACAGAGGTAGAGGAGAAAGGATCTCTACATTAGTAGGTAAGACTAAACAAATAACAATGGCAGCAATCTATGTCTTATCACCTTTTATACCTATGATCTTTATGGGAGAAGAGTATGGAGAGAGTAATCCTTTCTTATATTTTTCCAGTTTTTCTGATGATCAACTAATTCAGGGCGTAAGGGAAGGAAGGAAAAGGGATAATGGCCAGGATATTGACCCCCAAGCAAGAGAAACATTCGAGCTATCCAAATTGAGTTGGAATATTGATCATGAGGTCTTAAATTCCTATAAAAAATTGATACAAATAAGAAAAATGATAAACGAAAAATGTAAAAGAAAATTCTATGTTGAGGCTAGTAGTAATTATATAAAATTTGAGAGGGGAGGGATTAGAATAATAGCTAACTTCGCATCCACGCTAACAGAAAGGAAATTCGGCACCTTACTCTTCAAATATGGCAAAGTAGAGGAAAAGGAAAAAGAGTACCAACTAGAAGAAACCGGAGTGGTAATAGAAATGGTAGCGAGGCCTGGATTTGAACCAGGGACCTCAGGGTTATGA